From the Lolium rigidum isolate FL_2022 chromosome 2, APGP_CSIRO_Lrig_0.1, whole genome shotgun sequence genome, one window contains:
- the LOC124686020 gene encoding transcription termination factor MTERF9, chloroplastic-like: protein MLRMRSCILTHLLSSPSAAYSIPPLHCLFSTTVSPIPANPTFAVQDYLVTTCGLTRAQALKASTKLSHLKSPSRPDAVLAFLAGLGLSGADVTSLVAKDPQFLCASVEKTLAPVVAGLTGHGLSHTEIARLFPRGRAGIFRCRSIVSNLPYYLSLVGSYDNLLRLIKKSSIVLGHSLEKVKPNVAFLKECGLGDCEISKICFSAPWILITKLERLRAMVACAEGLGVPRGSGMFRHVLHAVSFTHEEEIAATVDNLKKTFRWTDAEVGIVVCKAPMLLTRCKDKLQRLSEFLISEVGLEPAFIARRPVMLTLSLDGRLRPRYHVVKFLKENGLIKPDPNYDTIFKLTDKVFLEKYICPHKEAAPHLAQDYVAACKGGVSTRRFMFA, encoded by the coding sequence ATGCTCCGCATGCGAAGCTGCATCctcacccatctactctcttctccTTCAGCCGCCTACTCCATCCCCCCTCTCCACTGCCTCTTCTCAACCACGGTGTCCCCCATTCCGGCAAACCCTACCTTCGCCGTCCAGGACTACCTCGTCACCACCTGCGGCCTCACCCGAGCCCAGGCGCTCAAGGCTTCCACCAAGCTCTCCCACCTCAAATCCCCCTCCAGGCCCGACGCCGTCCTCGCCTTCCTCGCCGGTCTCGGCCTCTCCGGCGCCGACGTCACCTCTCTGGTCGCTAAAGACCCGCAGTTCCTCTGCGCGAGCGTAGAGAAAACCCTGGCCCCCGTCGTCGCCGGGCTGACCGGTCACGGCCTCTCACATACTGAGATCGCGCGCCTCTTCCCGCGCGGTCGCGCTGGCATCTTCCGCTGTAGATCCATCGTCTCCAATCTACCCTACTACCTGTCGCTCGTTGGCTCCTACGACAACCTCCTCCGGTTGATCAAAAAGAGCTCCATTGTCCTCGGACACAGCCTCGAGAAGGTCAAGCCCAATGTCGCCTTCCTCAAGGAGTGCGGGCTAGGCGATTGCGAAATTTCCAAGATCTGCTTCTCCGCGCCATGGATACTCATCACCAAATTAGAGCGCCTCCGGGCAATGGTGGCGTGCGCCGAAGGTCTCGGCGTACCACGTGGATCTGGGATGTTCAGGCATGTGCTGCATGCTGTTTCATTTACCCATGAGGAGGAAATCGCCGCCACTGTGGACAACTTGAAGAAAACTTTTAGGTGGACGGATGCTGAGGTGGGTATTGTTGTTTGTAAGGCTCCAATGCTGCTGACGAGGTGTAAGGACAAGCTGCAGCGCTTGTCTGAGTTCCTTATCTCTGAGGTGGGGCTGGAACCGGCCTTCATTGCTCGTCGTCCCGTAATGCTCACTCTTAGCCTGGATGGCCGGCTCAGGCCCCGGTACCACGTTGTCAAGTTTCTCAAGGAAAATGGATTGATCAAGCCTGACCCAAACTATGACACAATTTTCAAGCTCACCGACAAGGTATTCCTGGAGAAGTACATATGCCCTCACAAGGAAGCTGCTCCCCACCTCGCTCAAGACTATGTTGCCGCTTGCAAAGGGGGAGTATCCACTAGAAGATtcatgtttgcttga